Below is a genomic region from Zea mays cultivar B73 chromosome 9, Zm-B73-REFERENCE-NAM-5.0, whole genome shotgun sequence.
ccacggatgtggaggtgtatatgcaagggcataggggttctgatcctcagaatcctgatgtgttatgcactcagacggccaccgaccgtctagtgagtttttgatactctattatgtgtgttgatattgtttgcaagggcataggggttatgcacttatatttgatattgtttgcctccaggcttcgtatgggcaggagatggttcaacgccatggggaggagtacgattggaggagccagccaatcgaccctcaggcagcctatgctagcgcaggaggacaagcccatggacggtgagattatttgatttggttttcaaaattgtcatcatatgcttgcgattcaactgagccatgagttactatactaagtgcatggttcactcttgtaggttgggtatttttgattctacgattgattccaaagagctgagacgccgtggacgacaatccacatcgtcgtcttcacagtcgtcccgttcacgatcagcagcccatgagatagagcttgcagtgttgcgtcaacaggcagagtaccatcaatcagtcttgagggaacaattggagtaccagaggcaacaatctgaataccagagacaacaagccgagtaccagaagaagagggacgagtattatgcaagcctccaggcccaaaatcaagctcttctctcggtaagttgaagtaacattttgtagcttattttgcaaaacacttgatgtgtatcttgtttgttcaacaatgacttgtatataatttgtagcaactagcccaacaagcgggcgtcccgatgccgacatatgggatgccgcctccggactttgcactgccaatgccaatgttggcgcctccacccccgcctccgcctccgtcacaattccctatggtatgtacacatatgcgtgtgtgacatgttcataaatgtcttatgtgtttaaatgaacaactgagtggttactatttcatgtgcttgtgttatagggatttcagacaccacccgcttcagttgccgcacctggagatgggtctggtcaggacgacacaacacattcgtgggtgaacaccattttcaacacgcagagtccagccggaggaggtggctattcgaaccatccagacgatggatatgattgatgtgtcgtgatgtttttttatgaaacactttgcaacacttgtttgtgagacacaatttcagtttgcaacaaccgtcgaacctatatgttgatgttaaatttgtgaatgttaatatttatgtgagaatatttgtgattgtgaatacttattagaatgtgtatatttgtgattgtgaatgtgaatttgtatatgtgcatgaatctgtttttgttttgtaaatgtcagattttttaaaaaacagaattttgtgtaaattctgtaatttgttatgtccgacggcctagtggtagccgtcggacataagcttgacTTATCTCCGACGGTATTAaataccgtcggacataagcttgacttatgtccgacggcttatcgCTGGGCCGTCGGACGTAAGCGTGTGGGGCCCACTAACTGACCGGTAAAACGGTTGAGACTTACTATTTCTGACGGGCGCTAGCAGCCGTCGGAGATAGggtatgtccgacggctgccgtcgGACATTGTGTTATTTCCGACgagttatctccgacggcttaaagccgtcggagataagtctttgccgtcggagataagctatttccgacggtttaaaacttatgtccgacggttttggCCGTCGGACGTTTCTCCGTTTACTGTAGTGAAGGGGTGGGAGTACATGTTGGGTGGTGGTCGTCGGTGAAGAGCCCAAAGATGGAAACTTGAGCATCTAATAACTAGAGTGATGGCAGTGGTGTTCGCTCAGTCATCGCCACTAGAGAAGACATGGGAGAACCACACGGGGGAACAAAAGGTCGTGGATCAttgatactccctccgtttttttttatttgtcgccGAGTAGTTTAAATTTGTACTAACGGACGACATATATTAAGGAACGGAGGGAGTAGCTTTTTTATTTTGGACCAATGCCTCTACCTGGTCTAAAAATACAATTTTTGGTCAACGTAAGCTACAGTTTGGCCCAATCAATTGGTTTTGGCAATTCCGAGTTCAGCCCACACAAACAATATTTCTCTCTTTTCTCAAAAGAAAGTGACATTTCTTTTTTTTTCCAAAAATTGTTAATATTTTTATTCTACTAGAACATctcttgataattcctggacatttTTTGCATGCACATTCCAACCACCGTGAAACTTGTAGCTAAAAAAAGGGTGATCCTCTTCATGGCTCCGACGATCCTAGGCTTGGTTCCCCCAATCCTTTCCCTTGCATGCATGTCGCAAAGCTCCATGCAGGTATAGTGCCATGGCGCGGAGGAGGGTGCATTCAATGGGTCCCGGATTGATTGCGCCATTCGAGTGCGAGCACGCACGCACGCCCAAGCAGCGACGAAGGTGAGGGTTGGATGTCGAGGGTGAACCGCCACCGTCCCTCGGGCCGGCTTGGGGAGCGAGTGGAGTTCAACTTTTGTAGCCTCTGCGCCGTCCAGGTGACCCGAAgacttttgtttgtttgtttatcTCATTATTATGCGATGCGAGTTCTGCGATTTGCGTGAGGCCGAGCGGTTCCATTGCTAGGGTACACATTTAGAATTTTTAAGGGGTCTACCATGTGATACAATAATTTGTCCTTGCGTGATGGATCATACAATCGATTGATAATCTACTTAATAACTAAATTTAATATTAGCATGTATTTCTTGCTAGTCATAAAAAATCTTGAACAAAGGATTATAAATCAAGAGATTGCTTATTGATCATTGTTCCCATACTTTCTTTTGGATTGTGCATGCCATATGGAGGCATCTATAAGTGTCTCCATCTCACTATTTGGGGAGGAGTGTACTTCTATGATATTTTTTATTGTAATAAATGAACATGCAACCTTAAGGAGTGATTGGGGTCCAGATTGATTGCAACTTTGATTGTATAATGGTCTCTGGCATTTATTGCTAGATTACAGTTGTACGCATTTTACTCAGAATAGGCATGGTAGCACGCATCATAAAACATACCGAGGAAACAATACATGTGCTCATTTGTTCATGATGGTGAAATAGGAACACCAGTTGTGGTTGTGAACTTAGTGGTAATAATAATGTGTGATGTCGTGAAGTACTTGAAGTTTAGAGTTTGATTGGCACTTGTTCAATAGTTACGGGTGACATAAAGTTTGTTAATATTATCTTCTAATTTATTGTTTCTGAACAGGTGCCAGTAGTATCTGACAGGTTGTTACTTTCTATAATCTCAGTGGACACAGGCAAAACAATTGCCAGGTCCAGTAAAGCTGCCGCTCGAAATGGAATTTGTCAATGGCCTGACTCGATCCTGGAATCAATATGGTTTTCTCGAGATGAAGTGTCAAAAGAATATGAAGATTGTCGATGTAGGATTGTTGTTTCCATGGTATAGTGTTGTTGCAATACACATGTTTTCTTTATTACCTGTCTATGGGATTTGTTGTCTATGTACTGTATCGTTACATGCAAGACATTACCTGTTACAGGGATCAACAAGAGGTGCTATTCTCGGGGAAGTTTTTCTAAACTTGAATAACTATCTGAGTTCGGATGGCTCGACTGCAATCTCATTGCCATTGAAGAAATGCAATTCGGGAACAATTTTACAGGTTGGTTTCAATAGGTGTGTTGTTTCCCCCCCTATAGAATTTCCAAAAGTTTGGTATTTTCATGTGATGCACTTGTTTCACCATTTTTTCTCTATGTAGTTAGAGTAACTCCAAGGGACTAGCTAATTTGGCTATTGAAAAGTAAAAAAAGGCTTCAAATCAATTTAGCTACTCAAAATCTTTACTTGCTGCAGCAGACTCTCTATGTATGGTCCTGTATTTTTTTAACATGCCAGCAAACGAAGTTCTTGCTTGCTTCGTCATGGTGGTACATTAGTTCTGAGCAAACAGAGTTCTTTCTTGCTTCCGTCATAGTGGCGTACCGCCTCTAATTATCTGACTATCAGATCAACACATCAGGTAGCATCTTTTTTACTTGGGAATCAGTCAGCATCTTGGGCTCTAATATTTGATTATTTTACTCTATCAAATCAACTAATCAGTTAGCATATTGGGCACCAACAGAGGGCAGCGCTAGCTTGACCACATCCTTGTCTCGCCATAGGAATCTGATTCTTAGCAAGTGCCATGCTCCTGCTCACCTTCTTCAGTGTGTCCTTGGTTCCTAACTCCTCACTGACCCCATGAGCGCCTCTTCTTCCACTACCCGACAGGAGCTCGTAATGTGTCATGAGCTCCATGCTCTTGCTCCAACCTTGCCGCCTTGCCCTCTGATGCTTCTATCCGCTTGCCAGCACCATCAAGCTCCACGAGCTCTTCACTCCGATGCTATGTCACCAAGCTTAACGAGTGAGAAACATGGACTGAGTGACAGACTCGACATTTTGGAGAACACCATAGCGAAGCTGTTGGATCGATTTTTTCAAGCAAAACATCAAACTGGTATATTCAAGAGCTTTTAGAGAGgctcttgaagttgctcttataCTCCAAACTAAAGTATTGTCGAATAAGTCAAAGTAGTTTGATGTTCTCTTGATCTACATAAGTTGTGTTACACTATTATTTCGTTATTCTCTAAAATAGATTGTTGTTTTTGTGACCTGGCATCAAAATTAGTCGGATGTTGGTTAGGCCATTGCCTTCAAATTGGTTGCAGGAGTGTTTGTGCTTAATTAATAATATACTGCGGCTCATGGTttgttgctccttgttgcctacaTCAGTCTTACTAGGAGTGCGCACACTGTGTATCTATGGATATAGTCTCTTCCATTTGTTTTGACTAGTAATGTCTTGCAAATAGCTCATAGATCAACTTTCCGTCTATTTTTTTGTCTTTGTGAAAAGATCGTAGATTGTATGCCTCTCTATCCAATAAATGAAGATACTAAAGTTTTTTGGATTCTGAGATGTTCACGCGTCTTACAACTTACACAAAGTTTGTATTTTCTCATCCAATGAACAAAAATATTAAATACTACGCATTTTGATGTTTCTTGTGGTTGCTGAGCAATTTATACCATTTGTACGAAAGGTCACAACATTTCTCTCGTTAGGGTGAGTTGGGTTTAAGTGGTTTTCTAGAGGGGGACCACCTCGGTTTGTCTAGTTTGATAATCTATTATCAGAAGAAATACATTTATTTTAACATATATTTACTTATAAAATAATGCCTAATAACGTTTGTTATGTGCAGCTTAAGATTCAATGCCTTGGCACAAAGTCTAAATCAAGGTACTTGATGATTCATATTGTTGTTTTGGTTATATCACGGGTATTATGTGATCACCTCAGCACAACTTTTTTTCTTGGCTTCTCATAGAAGGTCCTTTTTTGTTACTTTTTCCCTATACACGGTATGAAACTATGGAATGGATTGCCTCCACGTTTTGTTGACCATAGTCCAAGGAATGATGACATGGACAACAAATCAGATGGTTCCAATAGCTTGATCACCAGAAATGCTCATTTCTCATCAAGAAATGATTTAGGTGGTTTTCATCAAGATGAAGTTGGGATTAGGGTATGATTGCTCAAAACTCTTCCTTTTTGTTATTAATTAATTACTCCCTATGGTTCACAATAGTTGTTTTAGATGTGGGGAAAATAACGAAGAAGGCAGATAAAAATGACAATAGTAGACTCAATTAGTCTTCCCCAAAGTGTGCATACATGAAAATATAAGTTAGGTAATGATACAATTAAGGAAGGTTATGGGCTTATAGCTGGAAAAACTATGTTGAAATTACGTACAAGTTGTGAACAAGTATTTTGAAGATTGTGAAAGGGCCTGAAACTAGTATTTTGATTTGGAGTGAGTTAAGATTactattcacaaatatagatggtCAAATGTATTTCAGGATTCAAGCTTCTCACCATCTCAAAGGAATGATTCTGATGGGGGATTGTACATAGAGAGGCAAGATACTGCTAATTCTTTTATTGACTATATCTGTGTGGGTCGTGCTGATCTAATTAATAGATCTAATGATTCATCTTTCAGTTCTCAAACTTCAGGTCAAAACATGCTGCAGGAGAGTATTGATGAGTCATCCTTAAGTGGTTTCAATCATTTGTCGTCAGGGGCATCTGGTTCATCCAAAGATCTTCTTGATGCCGCTGAAGAAACAATTGAAGAACTTCTTATCGAGGCACAAATGTGGGAGAGCCATTATCAAAAATTGAAAATTGATCTAGAGAAATTACAGAAGGAGTCTGATGAAAAATCCAAGAATCAGACTGAGATATTGCTAGAACTTTCTGCTTCACAAGCCGAACAAGAGTCGTTGAGACAAGAAATTGAAGAATTGAAATTGTCTTTGAAGGTGGCTACTGAACGACAAACAGTTGGTGGAATTTCCAAATCTGGTGATGCAATAGATGTCCAATTTGAGCTAAAAGATGAGGTACACTTTTTGAGGGAATCAAATGAAAACTTAACAATGCAACTGAAGAAGAGTCAAGATGCAAATATAGAGCTTGTTTCTATTCTTCAGGAACTGGAAGAAACAATAGAGGCACAAAGAACAACAATCTCCAATTTCACTCAAATGAGTAATATGATTGATCAAGATATACCCACGAATGCATTATCAGCTCAAGAGGATGCAGAGTGGGAAAGAAAGATGTCATTGAAAGAAGATGAAATCATAGCATTGAGGGAGAAATTGGATCGTGTACTCAGCATAGAAAATCCAGGTGGTGTTGGTTCTGATGCTATATATCTTGAACTGGAAAAGGAGAATGATTTTTTGAAGGTTAAAATGCAAGATCTTGAGAATGATTGTTCTGAATTAACAGAGGAAAATTTGGAGCTTATACACAAATTGAAAGAAGTTAGTGGGGTCGAAGAACAAGATTCTTGCCTTTCTGATATTGAGGTAATGTTAAATGCGACAGGTCTTTCTGGGACTTCAAAATCTAGAGCAAAATACCTAGAAAGAAAATGTGCTGACCTTGAGCAGAAGATGTTGAATTTTCAATCGGAGTCTAGAGAACTAGAAGAGAAGCTCAAAAAAAGCCACGAGGATCTAAAAGGACAAACTCTTGAATTATCTGAGCTTAGAGAGAACCTAAGTAGATTCCGTGCTATGGAGCTAGAGAGAGGGGAAATCAATTTTTCAAGAGGCTACCAGTTAAGAAGTGAAGAACTAGGAGATATTGAAACCGAACTGAAACTGTTGAAGAGTACTGTTCAACTCAAAGAAAAAGAGATCGAAGGATTACAACATTCTAAACTAGAAATGGAAACCTTTATAGATAGTGTACTTGGACCAAAGATACATGAGCTTGAAATCTACAAAGTGGAACTAGAGTTGCATATATCAAGGCTAGAAGATGAAAAAATAGAATTATTGGAGTCCATTTCTGGAATGGAGGTTGAGTTGACTAATTTGACAAGTGAGTACGAGTCATGTATAGTTCAAATGGATGATTCTAGAACAATGATCATAGATCTCAAGGATAAAGTAGAAAGGAATCAAATGGAGTTGGAAGCTCAAAAGGTGGAATTGAAGAAAAAACAACTAGAATTTCAGAAAATATTTTTAGAGGCACAAGATGATTCAGAGGCTCTAAGAAGATTGAATGCTAAACTGCAGGCTAAAGTTCATAATCTTACTGAAGAATACAATTCTCTTCAAGAATTAACGGATGATCTAAAGAAGGAAAAGTTGGAATTACACAGTTTTGCTAAACAATTAGAGCAGAAATTGGAGCACTCGAAAAGAAGGACCACAGATTTTTGTACAACTGTGGACTTACTAGAGGTAAAACTTTCTTCGATTCAGAAAGATATATCTTTAAAAGAGCAATCTTTTCTCTTGGAACTAGACAATATATTTCATGAGCACAAGGATCATGAAGAAAAGATAAATCGTGCACATTTCCTTTTAAACAAGATTGATAAAGAAAAGGCTATTGAGATAGAGAATCTTGAGAGGGAGGTCATCAGCCTTACTGCGCAACTATCTTCAACACATGGGGAGCAAGCAAGTTCCATGGTGGATACTATTCGTGAGGCCTCCATCCTTCGAGCAGACAAGGCAAAACTTCAGGCTAATCTTCATGATGTAAATGAACAGTTGAGACATTATGAATCTCTACTAGAAGATATACACAAGGAGTCAAAAAGGAAGATTAAATCCCTTACCGATTCACTCAATGTATCGAAACAAAATGAAGAAATGCTGAAGATAGATGCCGAGGCTGTCAGAAGGCTGATGGAAGCTGCTAAATCCAATGAAGAAAATTTAAGAATAACTTCAAATGAACTAGAACTGAAATATAAATCTAGCGATTATGAGAAACAACAAATAATGGAAGAAAATTATGGATTAAAAATTCAAGTTCGAAAAATAGCAGGTGTCCAAGATGAACTTTTGGAAGTGCAAAGTTCCCTTGATGAGGCTCAATTTGAAAAGGAGAGACTAGAAGGGATACTTCGGTTGATATCTGAAGAATGTGATGAACTAAAGGTGCAAAATGCCATGTTAACAGACAAAGTCTCAATGATGCAGGATACTTCAAACAATATCATTGAAGAAAAACAAACTAAAACATCCATGCAAACAAAGATGAGTACCATAAATGAGGTGAGTAATTTAGATATCTTATTCTATATGCTTTCAAGTACTTCGTCCGTTAAAGAACTTCTGTGTGCGCATGTGGTGAAACATATGAAACTTTTGTTCTGCTAAATTAGAtttaaatgtgaaaaattgaaaaACAACCCGATTAATTTCTCTTGGCTATTTCCTTACTTTTTAGGGGAACAATGATCTAGCTACTGATAACAGAGGTTGTTGTCTAGTTAATGAGGAACCAGACCTGCAAGTAAAGGTCCAATCATTGGAAAGCGGACTTGCCGAAGTTCTAGAGAAAAATAGCATGTATATGACACAGGTGAAGAGGTAATGCAATTCAGCACATACCTTGTCCATCCCTTTCCCAACCTTATATAAGAAATATAATTTATACTTGCCCCTAAGATTTAATATTATATTTATGCATATCCAACCGATTGATCAAGTTCCAATGATATGTGTGAATAAAAAACTCCATGTTGACAGTCATGTTAAACATTAGTATCCTGAAAGAGTTGGTAATACTAAGTACTTGCAAAAGAGGAAATACTGTTGTAGAATCTGGAAAAAAATTTCTTGAATTAGTATAGGCTATCAATCCGTGTTAACATTCTAAATATGCAAAAATCTTCAGTAGTATTTCTGTCTTGACTACGGCATACCAGCAATGGATCATATTGTTACTTTTACCGTATACAGCCCCACTACAGAGCAGCAAGCTGGGAGTAGGAATGGAGAGGGGAATAACGATGACAAAATAGCACACCTAGAATCAGAACTAAAATACATACAAGACAAGTTATTAAACATGAGCTTGCAGTATGCGGAAGTAGAGGCCCAACGGGAGGAATTAGTGATGGAGCttaaaaatgtgaatgcaaaGAAGGGGGGACGGTGGTTCTAGCAATTAGTGACAGAGCTCAAAAGCTGGATGCCACAGTCATGAGGCCCACATGCCACAGCACAGCGAAGGTACCTAATACATGTATTCATCTCATGCTTCTTTACATGCGCCCAATTGCATTTGATTACTTGAGGAAAAATAAATGTAAAATTAACATTATCTTCTTTATTGCTCCTACTTGGGTTGAACTGAAGCTGAAGCAGGTTTTTTGTCTCTATGTCTGTTTTTGGAACCAAGGATAGGGGCTCTGTCATTCATATCAGGAAGAAGAGAACACACCTTCCACTCGGGTAGGACATACCGACAGAAAGGCCTTCTCAACACCTCACCTAGGAAGCATTTGTTTTATTGACTAGTTTCAATTTAAGTTCATGAGATAAAAAAATATGCCAAAAAAATCTTTTGTCTAGTCAAAGAATCATTTTCAAACTGCTCTGCTTCAGTATACAGCATTGATCCTTCCCTTGTACAAGTAACAAGTTGTTTGTCTAATTGTCAGGAAACATGTTGTGAAAACTGCCAGAGGCATCCAGATCTTGGAGGTCACCATCGCGAGAATTGAGCAAGCGCAGCAAGAACCACAGGTGTTTTGTAGCCTCAGAAACAAATCAGACAATGAATATTTTGAGAACTTGGGATGCCCTGGTCGTCTTGAGCTGCCAATATTATACGACTAT
It encodes:
- the LOC103638973 gene encoding paramyosin isoform X1, which codes for MSRVNRHRPSGRLGERVEFNFCSLCAVQVPVVSDRLLLSIISVDTGKTIARSSKAAARNGICQWPDSILESIWFSRDEVSKEYEDCRCRIVVSMGSTRGAILGEVFLNLNNYLSSDGSTAISLPLKKCNSGTILQLKIQCLGTKSKSSPRNDDMDNKSDGSNSLITRNAHFSSRNDLGGFHQDEVGIRDSSFSPSQRNDSDGGLYIESSQTSGQNMLQESIDESSLSGFNHLSSGASGSSKDLLDAAEETIEELLIEAQMWESHYQKLKIDLEKLQKESDEKSKNQTEILLELSASQAEQESLRQEIEELKLSLKVATERQTVGGISKSGDAIDVQFELKDEVHFLRESNENLTMQLKKSQDANIELVSILQELEETIEAQRTTISNFTQMSNMIDQDIPTNALSAQEDAEWERKMSLKEDEIIALREKLDRVLSIENPGGVGSDAIYLELEKENDFLKVKMQDLENDCSELTEENLELIHKLKEVSGVEEQDSCLSDIEVMLNATGLSGTSKSRAKYLERKCADLEQKMLNFQSESRELEEKLKKSHEDLKGQTLELSELRENLSRFRAMELERGEINFSRGYQLRSEELGDIETELKLLKSTVQLKEKEIEGLQHSKLEMETFIDSVLGPKIHELEIYKVELELHISRLEDEKIELLESISGMEVELTNLTSEYESCIVQMDDSRTMIIDLKDKVERNQMELEAQKVELKKKQLEFQKIFLEAQDDSEALRRLNAKLQAKVHNLTEEYNSLQELTDDLKKEKLELHSFAKQLEQKLEHSKRRTTDFCTTVDLLEVKLSSIQKDISLKEQSFLLELDNIFHEHKDHEEKINRAHFLLNKIDKEKAIEIENLEREVISLTAQLSSTHGEQASSMVDTIREASILRADKAKLQANLHDVNEQLRHYESLLEDIHKESKRKIKSLTDSLNVSKQNEEMLKIDAEAVRRLMEAAKSNEENLRITSNELELKYKSSDYEKQQIMEENYGLKIQVRKIAGVQDELLEVQSSLDEAQFEKERLEGILRLISEECDELKVQNAMLTDKVSMMQDTSNNIIEEKQTKTSMQTKMSTINEGNNDLATDNRGCCLVNEEPDLQVKVQSLESGLAEVLEKNSMYMTQVKSPTTEQQAGSRNGEGNNDDKIAHLESELKYIQDKLLNMSLQYAEVEAQREELVMELKNVNAKKGGRWF
- the LOC103638973 gene encoding myosin-1B isoform X2, with protein sequence MDNKSDGSNSLITRNAHFSSRNDLGGFHQDEVGIRDSSFSPSQRNDSDGGLYIESSQTSGQNMLQESIDESSLSGFNHLSSGASGSSKDLLDAAEETIEELLIEAQMWESHYQKLKIDLEKLQKESDEKSKNQTEILLELSASQAEQESLRQEIEELKLSLKVATERQTVGGISKSGDAIDVQFELKDEVHFLRESNENLTMQLKKSQDANIELVSILQELEETIEAQRTTISNFTQMSNMIDQDIPTNALSAQEDAEWERKMSLKEDEIIALREKLDRVLSIENPGGVGSDAIYLELEKENDFLKVKMQDLENDCSELTEENLELIHKLKEVSGVEEQDSCLSDIEVMLNATGLSGTSKSRAKYLERKCADLEQKMLNFQSESRELEEKLKKSHEDLKGQTLELSELRENLSRFRAMELERGEINFSRGYQLRSEELGDIETELKLLKSTVQLKEKEIEGLQHSKLEMETFIDSVLGPKIHELEIYKVELELHISRLEDEKIELLESISGMEVELTNLTSEYESCIVQMDDSRTMIIDLKDKVERNQMELEAQKVELKKKQLEFQKIFLEAQDDSEALRRLNAKLQAKVHNLTEEYNSLQELTDDLKKEKLELHSFAKQLEQKLEHSKRRTTDFCTTVDLLEVKLSSIQKDISLKEQSFLLELDNIFHEHKDHEEKINRAHFLLNKIDKEKAIEIENLEREVISLTAQLSSTHGEQASSMVDTIREASILRADKAKLQANLHDVNEQLRHYESLLEDIHKESKRKIKSLTDSLNVSKQNEEMLKIDAEAVRRLMEAAKSNEENLRITSNELELKYKSSDYEKQQIMEENYGLKIQVRKIAGVQDELLEVQSSLDEAQFEKERLEGILRLISEECDELKVQNAMLTDKVSMMQDTSNNIIEEKQTKTSMQTKMSTINEGNNDLATDNRGCCLVNEEPDLQVKVQSLESGLAEVLEKNSMYMTQVKSPTTEQQAGSRNGEGNNDDKIAHLESELKYIQDKLLNMSLQYAEVEAQREELVMELKNVNAKKGGRWF